The Desulfosporosinus acidiphilus SJ4 genome has a window encoding:
- a CDS encoding response regulator: MKERWIGLNQGSLLIVDDNLGIRSLLKALFSSKGYVVSTATTGIEALSLAKTQSPDLIISDIKMPGINGLELRERLLGYNPNTRIILISAYADQKEINELIHNGNIDFVMTKPFDLEKLGIVVDNLLSEEQLQ; the protein is encoded by the coding sequence TTGAAAGAGAGATGGATTGGCTTGAATCAAGGTTCTTTGCTAATTGTTGATGATAATCTGGGAATTCGCAGTCTCTTAAAAGCTCTTTTTTCTTCGAAAGGGTATGTTGTAAGCACTGCCACTACAGGGATTGAAGCATTATCATTGGCTAAAACCCAGTCACCAGATCTCATAATATCAGATATTAAAATGCCAGGCATCAATGGATTAGAACTTCGGGAGAGATTACTTGGTTACAATCCCAACACTCGAATCATTTTAATATCAGCCTATGCAGATCAAAAAGAAATTAACGAGTTAATTCACAATGGCAATATCGATTTTGTAATGACTAAGCCCTTTGATTTAGAAAAGCTCGGTATTGTTGTAGATAACCTGTTATCCGAAGAGCAGCTGCAGTGA